The Kineothrix sp. MB12-C1 genome includes a window with the following:
- a CDS encoding CBS domain-containing protein: MNILFFIRPKEEVAYIYNDDTLRQTLEKMEHHGYSAIPVIDHKSGVYIGTITEGDLLWYVKDRHGLTIKDAENIPILSINRKKDNEPVDIDANMEDLLHKVMNQNFVPVIDGRNRFIGIVTRKDVIQHLCEKCGLNK; the protein is encoded by the coding sequence ATGAATATATTGTTTTTTATAAGGCCGAAGGAAGAAGTTGCTTACATTTATAATGATGATACCCTTCGGCAGACTTTAGAAAAAATGGAACATCACGGATATTCTGCCATACCTGTCATCGATCATAAAAGCGGGGTTTACATAGGAACGATTACGGAAGGCGATCTGCTTTGGTATGTGAAGGATAGGCATGGCTTAACAATAAAGGATGCTGAGAATATCCCTATTCTTTCTATTAATAGAAAAAAGGACAACGAGCCTGTGGATATAGATGCTAACATGGAAGATTTGCTCCATAAGGTAATGAATCAGAACTTTGTACCTGTTATCGATGGAAGAAATCGCTTTATCGGTATTGTCACGAGAAAAGATGTGATACAACATTTGTGTGAAAAATGCGGATTGAATAAATAG
- a CDS encoding DJ-1 family glyoxalase III, which translates to MEKACIFFTDGFEEIEALAVVDLLRRANIDTDMVSITGRLDVTGSHGISVHMDQLFENVDFDSVTLFLLPGGPGTKDLEAHEGLMEKLDAFYKAGKTIGAICAAPSILGHKGMLKGRRACAYPGYESQLEGAYVSYHKTETDGNIITARGMGCAIDFGLAIIEKVQGEEAAKELAQAIVYSCD; encoded by the coding sequence ATGGAAAAAGCATGTATCTTTTTTACAGATGGATTTGAGGAAATAGAAGCTCTTGCCGTGGTGGATTTATTAAGAAGGGCGAATATCGATACGGATATGGTGTCGATAACCGGAAGGCTAGATGTGACAGGTTCACACGGTATTAGCGTACATATGGATCAGCTATTCGAGAATGTAGATTTTGATTCCGTTACACTGTTTCTTTTGCCGGGAGGTCCGGGTACGAAGGACCTGGAAGCTCATGAGGGATTGATGGAGAAGCTGGATGCCTTTTACAAGGCGGGCAAGACGATTGGGGCAATCTGTGCGGCCCCCAGTATTCTAGGGCATAAAGGGATGCTAAAGGGCAGAAGAGCGTGTGCATATCCGGGCTATGAAAGCCAGTTGGAAGGAGCTTATGTATCCTACCATAAGACGGAAACTGACGGGAATATTATAACAGCCAGGGGAATGGGATGTGCCATAGACTTTGGCCTTGCGATCATAGAGAAGGTGCAGGGAGAGGAAGCGGCAAAAGAGCTTGCGCAAGCAATCGTTTATAGTTGTGACTAA
- a CDS encoding extracellular solute-binding protein: protein MKNSIVKLIAAAIGIMLSLTACTGTENPSEAYTPVSIEIWHYYNGPQKLAFDELVTEFNETAGQEQGIIVEAFGQGNIYDLFQKVHDSVNKKVGAGELPTIFSAYTDTVYDLNQKEMISALDNYFTEEELSEYVDAYINEGRFDENAHLKIMPIAKSTEVLMLNRTDWRRFVADTGTSIDKLHTLEGLVEASQAYYQWTDDQTPDIPNDGKAMFGRDAMANYMILGYYQLTGETLFSHQDDKITFDPDIAALRKLWDNYYLPYINGWFGSYGKFRSDDAKTGDIIAFVGSSSGAYYFPEEVTLQDDSSYPIEAVVFPAPGFQGTSPIAIQQGAGMAVISSDPEIEQAAVTFLRWFTEAERNIDFSISSAYLPVRKEANDISLIQKSEGFQALPSAVQDTLAVSVDMVNEYELYFEKPFQYSSDARKVIEYSLSDHAKADRAQILLLAEAGMSMQDAVALYTTEQNFQDWYQEFVNAVRTAIGEN from the coding sequence ATGAAGAATTCCATCGTTAAATTAATTGCTGCGGCAATAGGAATCATGCTATCTCTCACCGCATGTACAGGTACTGAGAATCCGTCCGAGGCATATACGCCGGTTTCCATTGAAATCTGGCACTATTATAACGGACCGCAGAAGCTGGCATTCGATGAGCTGGTAACAGAGTTTAATGAAACAGCAGGCCAGGAACAAGGCATCATTGTGGAAGCCTTCGGACAAGGTAATATCTACGATCTTTTTCAAAAAGTTCATGATTCAGTGAATAAGAAAGTAGGGGCCGGCGAGCTGCCAACCATCTTTTCCGCTTATACCGATACCGTGTATGACTTAAATCAAAAAGAGATGATAAGCGCTTTGGATAATTATTTTACGGAAGAAGAATTATCTGAATATGTGGATGCCTATATTAACGAAGGACGTTTCGATGAGAATGCCCACTTAAAAATCATGCCAATTGCCAAGTCCACAGAAGTTCTTATGCTCAACCGAACCGATTGGAGACGATTCGTTGCCGATACCGGAACTTCCATAGATAAGCTACATACGTTGGAAGGTTTGGTGGAAGCATCTCAAGCCTATTACCAATGGACCGATGATCAGACACCTGACATTCCAAACGACGGCAAAGCAATGTTCGGTCGTGATGCCATGGCTAATTATATGATTCTGGGTTATTACCAACTCACAGGGGAAACCCTTTTCTCCCATCAAGATGACAAAATAACCTTTGATCCTGACATTGCAGCACTGCGTAAGCTTTGGGACAACTACTACCTCCCTTACATTAACGGATGGTTCGGCTCCTATGGTAAATTTCGTTCAGACGATGCCAAGACAGGGGATATTATCGCTTTCGTAGGTTCTTCCTCGGGGGCGTATTATTTCCCGGAAGAGGTTACTTTACAGGATGATTCCAGCTATCCGATAGAAGCAGTAGTATTTCCCGCTCCCGGCTTTCAGGGAACATCTCCTATCGCCATTCAGCAAGGGGCCGGTATGGCCGTTATTTCTTCTGACCCTGAGATTGAACAGGCTGCCGTAACTTTCCTTAGGTGGTTTACAGAAGCAGAGCGCAATATTGATTTCTCCATTTCCTCCGCTTATCTCCCTGTCAGAAAAGAAGCAAATGATATAAGCCTTATTCAAAAATCCGAAGGCTTTCAGGCTCTTCCCTCTGCCGTACAGGATACACTTGCCGTTTCAGTCGATATGGTAAATGAATATGAATTGTATTTCGAAAAGCCTTTCCAATATTCTTCTGACGCCAGAAAAGTCATAGAGTATTCACTTTCAGACCATGCCAAGGCAGACCGGGCGCAGATACTTTTGCTGGCAGAGGCTGGGATGAGCATGCAGGATGCCGTGGCACTGTATACAACAGAGCAGAACTTCCAAGATTGGTATCAGGAATTTGTCAATGCGGTTCGTACGGCAATCGGGGAGAATTAA
- a CDS encoding EAL domain-containing protein: protein MKLKKTKEKTRKAFHSIMSRILLPVVVAILVQAGLFAVNIIWGGTISKLNQNAFGILDMQVANRRNYLQNEMLERWSNLNPVAEDIRNLINSAPSASSNDELLTHSAPKLISLLRRNLVTGVFLILTDGEIYTEDGDFEKHALYIRDMDPITNSVNNSGLLLLHAPARLSKQLAIPLDSRWQPRIHFSSDTPQNWEYYRKPLLAAKAYPDVQEVDLGYWSPVFRAEGDSIDTITYSMPLRDQYGIVQAIIGVEISIDYLSKQIPYQELNADKQGMYLVGIANDSSLTFTPQLSTGPVYKHVFGQAKQIPFASQEDYSNVFQVVDNASLPGEKIYGCIQYFTLYNSNTPFENERWALIGMLDDYQLLGFSQGIIWAIAATLVISLIIAFMAAWVANALLSRPITKLLAQLQDSELSHPLKLQKLQIFEIDELSNAIESLSVRVAREASRLSQIIDMAGVEIAAFEAKFDSDQVFYTSHFFKMLGLSKESEQDGTVNREEFDALMETLNDKVEDRSEDNSVRILRIARSSDTHTHRWVRLKIVSTDEYITGVVTDITHEVLKRQKVEKERDYDLLTNLFNRRAFGVELAKRFQNPEQLGIGAMVMLDLDNLKFINDTYGHDCGDAYIRSMAEALQCHTPKDTLIARMSGDEFYVLFSGYSSKEELEEVILILENGIRRSMFMLPDHSSINIRASAGVAWYPEHATSYELLIKYADFAMYQVKNTTKGSFGEFNIEHYHRDAYLLQNQEAINRLIDEELITFHFQPIVDAKNGSVFGYEALMRPLLQTLKSPKEVLTLAKSQSKLYGIERLTWRKSLEQFEQLPNIPSQLRLFVNSIANQLLNEKDSEQIQEQFSHLFSRVIVEITEEERSTEDLTLSKLKWASDWGCQVALDDFGTGYNSDSALLAIDPNFVKLDISIVRNVDTDLNRRKILENLLSYADSRGIAVIAEGVETSAELHTLIGLGVDYVQGYYIARPQLQPAPLPEHIVEEIKETYAKTK, encoded by the coding sequence ATGAAACTGAAAAAAACAAAAGAGAAAACAAGAAAAGCTTTTCATTCGATTATGTCCCGGATTTTGCTCCCTGTAGTCGTCGCTATCCTTGTGCAGGCCGGCCTTTTTGCTGTCAATATTATATGGGGCGGTACTATTTCCAAACTCAACCAAAACGCATTCGGAATTCTCGATATGCAGGTAGCTAACCGTCGCAATTACCTTCAAAATGAAATGTTAGAACGTTGGTCTAACTTAAATCCCGTTGCTGAAGATATTCGAAATCTAATCAATAGCGCACCGAGTGCCTCATCTAACGATGAACTTTTGACTCATAGCGCTCCTAAGCTGATCAGCTTGCTTCGCCGTAACTTGGTAACCGGTGTTTTCCTCATTTTGACAGACGGTGAGATATATACCGAAGATGGCGACTTTGAAAAACACGCTCTCTATATTCGGGATATGGACCCTATTACGAATTCAGTGAATAATTCCGGCCTGTTGCTTTTACACGCGCCGGCCCGCCTTTCCAAACAATTGGCAATTCCGCTGGACTCCCGTTGGCAGCCACGTATTCACTTTTCCTCCGACACTCCCCAGAACTGGGAATATTACCGGAAGCCCTTACTGGCAGCCAAGGCTTATCCCGATGTTCAAGAAGTGGACTTGGGTTATTGGAGTCCTGTTTTTCGTGCGGAAGGAGACAGCATAGATACCATCACTTACTCCATGCCCCTTCGCGACCAATATGGCATTGTACAGGCAATTATCGGTGTGGAGATTTCCATCGATTATTTGAGCAAACAAATACCCTATCAGGAATTGAATGCGGACAAACAAGGGATGTATCTTGTCGGTATCGCAAACGATTCTTCGTTGACCTTTACCCCGCAGCTTTCTACCGGTCCCGTTTATAAGCATGTTTTCGGGCAAGCGAAGCAAATTCCCTTTGCTTCACAGGAAGACTACTCCAATGTCTTCCAAGTCGTCGATAATGCTTCACTTCCCGGCGAAAAAATATATGGATGTATACAGTACTTCACTCTTTATAACTCGAATACCCCTTTTGAAAACGAGAGATGGGCGCTGATTGGGATGCTGGACGATTATCAGCTTCTTGGATTCTCTCAAGGAATTATATGGGCAATTGCAGCTACTCTCGTTATCTCACTTATTATTGCCTTTATGGCCGCATGGGTGGCTAATGCCCTGCTCTCACGCCCTATTACCAAATTATTGGCGCAGCTTCAGGACAGTGAACTGAGCCATCCTTTGAAATTACAGAAACTGCAGATTTTTGAAATTGATGAGTTATCGAACGCCATTGAATCTCTTAGCGTGCGCGTTGCAAGAGAAGCAAGCCGCCTTTCTCAAATTATCGATATGGCCGGGGTAGAAATTGCTGCTTTTGAAGCCAAATTCGATTCCGATCAAGTATTTTATACCAGTCATTTCTTTAAGATGCTCGGGCTATCTAAGGAATCGGAACAAGATGGGACTGTTAATCGCGAAGAGTTCGATGCATTGATGGAAACGCTTAATGATAAGGTCGAAGATAGGTCTGAAGACAATAGTGTAAGAATCTTACGTATCGCGCGATCTTCCGATACACATACACATCGTTGGGTACGTCTTAAAATAGTATCCACTGATGAGTATATTACCGGCGTAGTGACCGATATCACTCACGAAGTCCTAAAGAGACAGAAAGTAGAAAAAGAAAGAGATTATGATCTCTTGACCAATCTCTTCAACCGCCGTGCCTTCGGTGTAGAACTTGCGAAACGTTTCCAGAATCCGGAGCAGCTCGGTATCGGAGCTATGGTCATGCTGGATCTGGATAATCTGAAATTTATTAACGACACTTACGGTCACGATTGCGGCGATGCCTATATCCGTAGTATGGCGGAAGCACTTCAATGTCATACCCCGAAGGATACCTTAATCGCCCGTATGTCCGGAGATGAGTTCTATGTTCTCTTTTCCGGCTATTCATCGAAAGAAGAATTGGAAGAAGTTATCCTCATATTAGAAAACGGAATCAGAAGATCTATGTTCATGCTGCCTGACCATTCCAGCATCAATATTCGTGCTTCTGCCGGCGTGGCATGGTATCCGGAACATGCGACTTCTTATGAACTGCTCATTAAATATGCTGATTTCGCCATGTATCAGGTAAAGAACACGACCAAAGGAAGCTTCGGCGAATTCAATATCGAACACTATCACAGAGATGCTTACCTATTACAAAATCAGGAGGCCATTAATCGCCTTATTGACGAAGAGCTGATAACTTTCCACTTTCAGCCTATTGTGGATGCGAAAAATGGCAGCGTATTCGGCTATGAAGCCTTAATGCGTCCGCTTTTGCAAACACTCAAATCACCGAAAGAAGTATTAACACTGGCGAAGTCACAATCCAAACTCTATGGCATTGAACGATTGACATGGCGAAAGAGCCTGGAACAATTCGAACAACTGCCCAATATACCATCACAGCTTCGCCTGTTCGTTAACTCTATCGCGAATCAGCTCCTGAATGAGAAGGATTCCGAACAGATTCAGGAACAGTTCTCTCATTTGTTCTCGCGCGTTATCGTAGAGATTACCGAAGAAGAACGCTCCACAGAGGACTTAACCCTTAGCAAACTGAAATGGGCTTCCGATTGGGGCTGTCAGGTTGCACTCGATGATTTTGGTACAGGATATAATTCCGATTCTGCATTATTGGCTATCGATCCGAACTTCGTCAAGCTTGATATTTCCATCGTACGTAACGTAGATACCGACTTAAACCGTCGTAAAATCCTGGAAAACCTGCTCTCCTATGCCGATAGCAGGGGAATCGCGGTAATTGCAGAAGGAGTGGAAACATCAGCCGAGCTGCATACCCTTATTGGACTTGGCGTAGACTATGTTCAGGGATATTATATTGCAAGACCCCAACTCCAGCCAGCCCCCCTTCCTGAGCATATCGTGGAAGAAATTAAAGAAACCTACGCGAAAACGAAGTAA
- a CDS encoding CYTH domain-containing protein: MEIERKFTIKSLPEDLSTYPYHHIEQFYLNVNPVIRARKQDDDYYLTYKGKGLLAREEYNLPLNKESYYHLREKADGNFISKRRYLIPIPDASLTIELDIFDEPFTPLIIAEVEFSSEEEAAAFIPPVWFDEDVTFDPAYHNSNLSRRIFPDSTIILERT, translated from the coding sequence ATGGAAATCGAACGCAAATTTACCATAAAGTCTCTCCCGGAAGACCTCTCCACTTACCCTTATCATCATATCGAGCAGTTCTATCTGAATGTGAATCCCGTCATCCGTGCAAGAAAACAGGATGATGACTATTATTTGACTTATAAAGGAAAAGGACTCCTTGCAAGGGAGGAATATAATCTTCCCCTAAACAAAGAATCCTATTATCATCTCCGTGAAAAAGCCGACGGTAACTTTATTTCTAAAAGAAGATATCTCATCCCCATTCCGGACGCTTCTTTAACAATCGAGTTGGATATCTTCGATGAGCCTTTTACCCCCCTCATCATTGCGGAGGTGGAATTCTCCAGCGAAGAAGAAGCTGCTGCCTTCATTCCGCCCGTATGGTTCGATGAAGATGTTACCTTCGACCCTGCTTATCATAATTCCAATTTAAGCCGTAGAATTTTTCCTGACTCGACGATTATATTAGAAAGGACGTGA
- a CDS encoding aromatic acid exporter family protein, with translation MAIIIATLLKLEYGTAAGIITLLTIQDTTKETIQISLKRVVAFCIATLLSFVLFNLIGYHAISFGLFLLVFVWICYTFQLQDAISMNAVLATHYLVSYQMPLSLIQNEFLLLFIGAGIGTLLNLFMPDKVKHIRNTQAVLESDLRTLLSKMSENLLEESKEIYTDECFYTLESHIEKGLKDAYDNMNNTLTKNTKYFIDYMQMRKQQCQVLRNIYQKIKTLDHVPEQAKDIANFIDHIGISLKETNNAAGLLLECETLFQKFQASDLPSTRQEFESRAILYMLLKDFEYFLQIKQDFAASLSAEQKEKYWETD, from the coding sequence TTGGCAATTATAATAGCAACCTTGTTAAAACTGGAATACGGCACTGCTGCGGGCATTATTACACTCCTTACCATTCAAGATACCACCAAAGAGACCATACAAATTTCTTTAAAGCGAGTTGTGGCCTTTTGCATTGCAACTTTACTTTCCTTTGTTCTTTTTAACTTAATCGGGTATCATGCGATTTCCTTTGGTCTTTTTCTTCTTGTATTCGTATGGATTTGCTATACGTTTCAATTACAAGATGCTATCTCAATGAATGCCGTTTTGGCTACTCATTATTTAGTTTCTTACCAAATGCCGCTTTCTCTTATTCAAAACGAATTTCTTTTATTATTCATCGGAGCCGGTATTGGAACTCTTCTTAATCTTTTTATGCCGGATAAAGTAAAACATATAAGAAACACACAGGCTGTACTGGAGTCAGATTTAAGAACGCTTTTATCCAAAATGTCTGAGAACCTTTTAGAAGAATCAAAGGAAATTTATACAGATGAATGCTTTTACACCCTCGAATCTCATATTGAAAAAGGCCTGAAGGATGCCTATGACAATATGAATAATACCCTTACGAAGAATACAAAGTATTTCATTGACTACATGCAGATGAGAAAGCAACAATGTCAAGTGCTACGAAATATTTATCAGAAAATTAAGACACTGGATCATGTACCGGAGCAAGCAAAAGATATTGCAAATTTTATTGACCATATTGGAATAAGTCTAAAAGAAACCAATAATGCTGCCGGTTTGCTTTTGGAATGCGAAACCTTGTTCCAAAAATTTCAAGCGAGCGATTTGCCTTCCACAAGGCAAGAATTTGAATCCAGAGCCATACTCTATATGCTCTTAAAAGATTTTGAATACTTTCTGCAAATTAAGCAAGATTTCGCTGCTTCCCTCTCCGCTGAGCAAAAGGAAAAATATTGGGAAACTGATTGA
- a CDS encoding LacI family DNA-binding transcriptional regulator: protein MPEITIKDIAKQCGVGVSTVSRAINNHPDINQETKNMIMEVIKSTGFVPNNSARNLKRIDAKSIAVLVKGITNPLFSDMIKVIEEETQKKKYSLVLKHVEYYEDEVDVALELVKEKRLRGIIFLGGYFFHSEEKIANLTVPYIFSTIGMAMSENINRALYSSVAVDDRKESHGMTSYLMGLGHKAIAILSAESESNSIGQLRLEGYKDALLEAGIPFDEKLVRQVEDDIEHYSMENGYRTMKKLIESGEKFTAVYATADMLAVGACRALLEAGMRIPQDVSVAGYDGIDVGKYYNPAITTIKQPVREMAETTIKLLFDIIAGRKSYEHIVFPAKLVVRESTGPAE, encoded by the coding sequence ATGCCTGAGATTACAATCAAGGATATTGCAAAGCAGTGTGGAGTAGGAGTCAGTACGGTGTCTCGTGCCATCAACAACCATCCTGACATTAATCAAGAGACGAAGAATATGATTATGGAAGTAATCAAATCTACGGGCTTTGTTCCGAATAACAGTGCGAGAAATCTTAAAAGAATCGATGCAAAAAGTATTGCGGTACTCGTAAAAGGTATTACGAATCCGCTTTTTTCAGATATGATTAAAGTGATTGAAGAGGAGACACAGAAAAAAAAGTATTCCCTCGTGCTTAAGCATGTGGAATATTATGAAGATGAAGTGGATGTGGCTCTCGAACTGGTGAAGGAGAAACGACTGAGGGGAATTATTTTCCTCGGAGGATACTTCTTTCATTCGGAGGAGAAGATTGCTAATCTGACGGTACCTTATATTTTCAGTACGATAGGAATGGCGATGTCGGAGAATATTAACCGGGCGCTTTATTCGAGTGTGGCTGTGGATGACAGAAAGGAAAGTCATGGAATGACCTCTTATCTTATGGGACTTGGCCATAAGGCGATAGCAATTCTTTCGGCAGAATCGGAAAGCAATAGTATTGGCCAGCTTCGTTTAGAAGGATATAAAGATGCTCTTTTAGAGGCAGGAATTCCTTTCGACGAGAAACTCGTTCGTCAGGTAGAAGATGATATTGAACATTATTCCATGGAAAATGGCTATCGTACGATGAAGAAACTGATTGAATCAGGAGAGAAATTTACCGCCGTATATGCTACCGCAGATATGTTGGCGGTAGGAGCGTGCCGCGCGCTGCTGGAGGCCGGAATGCGCATTCCTCAGGATGTTTCAGTAGCAGGATATGATGGTATCGATGTAGGAAAATATTACAATCCGGCGATTACAACGATCAAACAGCCGGTACGGGAAATGGCAGAGACGACCATTAAGCTGTTGTTCGATATTATTGCAGGGCGTAAGTCTTATGAGCACATCGTATTCCCGGCGAAACTGGTTGTGAGGGAATCGACCGGACCGGCTGAGTGA
- the malQ gene encoding 4-alpha-glucanotransferase, protein MRKSGILLPVSSIPSKYGIGTFSKHAYEFVDFLEKAGQAYWQILPLGPTGYGDSPYQSFSTFAGNPYYIDLEALVEEGWITTKDCETCDFVTDEMYVDYEKIYQSRFVILKKAYEKSEIAQRKEFQEFKKESRHWLPDYALYMTIKNSFQGISWIEWDEDIKLRKPSAMKFYKETYEKEVEFYEFQQFLFAKQWFALKEYANGKGIRIIGDIPIYVAFDSADTWANPELFQLDDSCTPIGVAGCPPDAFSATGQLWGNPLYRWEYHQKTEYEWWMRRIGYCYELYDVVRIDHFRGFDEYYSIPYGDPTAEFGEWRKGPGYDVFKVMKEKLGNKAVIAEDLGFLTPSVIELVKKTGYPGMKILQFAFDSREESDYLPHNYTKNSVVYTGTHDNDTTVGWYASFNKKDKDFAKRYLNIRKKRDVHWEFIRAALASVADTAIIPIQDYLGLGSEARINTPSTLGDNWKWRLLPGQLDDELAEEIRRFTKLYGRI, encoded by the coding sequence ATGAGAAAAAGCGGCATTTTATTACCTGTGTCAAGTATTCCGTCCAAGTACGGAATCGGCACTTTTTCAAAGCATGCGTATGAATTTGTAGATTTCTTAGAAAAGGCAGGGCAAGCTTATTGGCAGATACTCCCTTTGGGCCCGACGGGATATGGGGATTCTCCCTATCAGTCATTTTCCACCTTTGCGGGCAATCCCTATTACATCGATTTGGAAGCATTGGTAGAAGAAGGATGGATTACAACAAAAGATTGTGAAACATGTGACTTTGTAACAGACGAAATGTATGTAGATTATGAGAAAATCTATCAGTCACGCTTTGTAATCTTGAAAAAGGCATATGAAAAGAGTGAGATAGCGCAGCGGAAAGAATTTCAGGAATTCAAGAAAGAAAGTAGGCATTGGCTTCCTGATTACGCGCTTTATATGACGATTAAGAATTCCTTTCAGGGAATCAGTTGGATTGAATGGGATGAGGACATTAAACTTCGCAAGCCTTCAGCCATGAAGTTCTATAAGGAAACTTATGAAAAAGAAGTGGAATTTTACGAGTTCCAACAATTCCTATTTGCGAAGCAGTGGTTTGCATTGAAAGAATATGCCAATGGGAAGGGGATTCGTATTATTGGTGATATTCCCATTTATGTAGCATTTGATAGTGCCGATACATGGGCGAATCCGGAATTGTTCCAATTAGATGATAGCTGTACACCGATTGGTGTGGCAGGCTGTCCGCCGGATGCATTTTCTGCAACCGGTCAGTTATGGGGGAATCCTCTTTATCGATGGGAATACCATCAGAAGACGGAGTATGAATGGTGGATGCGCCGCATCGGCTATTGCTATGAATTATATGACGTAGTGCGAATCGACCATTTCAGAGGTTTCGATGAATATTATTCCATTCCATATGGAGATCCTACCGCGGAATTCGGAGAGTGGAGAAAAGGGCCCGGATATGATGTTTTCAAGGTGATGAAGGAGAAGTTGGGAAATAAAGCTGTGATTGCAGAAGATTTGGGATTCCTCACACCGAGCGTAATCGAGCTGGTGAAAAAGACGGGATATCCTGGAATGAAAATATTGCAGTTCGCTTTCGACTCCAGAGAAGAGAGCGATTATCTTCCTCACAATTATACGAAGAATTCTGTAGTTTATACAGGAACGCACGACAATGATACGACAGTCGGATGGTATGCGAGTTTCAATAAAAAGGATAAGGATTTTGCTAAAAGATACTTAAATATTCGTAAGAAAAGGGATGTACATTGGGAATTTATCCGCGCTGCGCTGGCGAGCGTGGCGGATACGGCAATTATTCCAATACAAGATTATCTGGGACTTGGATCTGAGGCGAGAATCAATACACCTTCCACGTTAGGGGATAATTGGAAATGGAGGCTTTTGCCGGGGCAATTGGATGATGAACTGGCGGAAGAAATACGCAGATTCACAAAGTTATATGGAAGAATTTAA
- a CDS encoding carbohydrate ABC transporter permease has product MTSAKSRFTNKIIFVILCVFTVAILYPLLFILNNSFKGKFFISSDPFSLPDTETFVGLTNYVNGLVKTGLLNAIVWSFFITILSVVLLILFTSMTAYYITRVKSKYSTILYYMFVFSMIVPFQMVMFTMTNLANTFHLRNPLGMCFLYLGFGAGLSVFMFSGFVKSIPLEIEEAAMIDGCSPLQTFFGVVFPILKPTAITVAILNAMWIWNDFLLPYLIIGISTQYKTIPVVVQMLVGSNGNKDMGALMAMLVLAIIPIVIFYLTCQKYIIEGVVAGAVKG; this is encoded by the coding sequence ATGACATCGGCAAAAAGCAGATTTACTAATAAAATAATTTTTGTTATTCTGTGTGTATTTACGGTTGCTATCCTTTATCCTCTTTTATTTATCCTCAATAACTCCTTTAAAGGGAAGTTCTTCATAAGCTCGGACCCGTTTTCCCTTCCTGATACGGAGACTTTTGTAGGATTGACTAACTATGTGAACGGATTGGTTAAGACTGGCCTTCTCAACGCAATTGTCTGGTCATTTTTCATTACGATTCTTTCAGTAGTATTGCTAATTTTATTTACATCGATGACCGCTTATTATATTACAAGGGTGAAATCGAAATACTCGACCATACTTTACTATATGTTTGTGTTTTCCATGATTGTGCCTTTCCAGATGGTTATGTTCACGATGACAAATCTTGCGAATACCTTCCACCTTCGTAACCCTTTGGGTATGTGTTTCCTTTACCTGGGTTTCGGTGCAGGCCTATCCGTATTTATGTTTTCAGGATTTGTAAAGTCCATTCCGCTCGAAATTGAAGAAGCGGCAATGATCGATGGCTGCAGCCCTCTGCAGACGTTTTTCGGAGTTGTTTTTCCGATATTGAAACCTACGGCAATTACAGTCGCTATTTTAAATGCGATGTGGATATGGAACGACTTCCTTCTTCCTTATTTAATTATCGGTATCAGTACACAGTATAAAACCATTCCGGTTGTAGTTCAGATGCTTGTAGGCTCCAACGGAAATAAAGATATGGGAGCGCTTATGGCGATGCTCGTATTAGCTATTATTCCAATTGTTATATTCTATCTGACATGTCAGAAATACATTATAGAAGGTGTGGTAGCCGGAGCAGTGAAAGGCTAA